The proteins below come from a single Esox lucius isolate fEsoLuc1 chromosome 7, fEsoLuc1.pri, whole genome shotgun sequence genomic window:
- the tbx2a gene encoding T-box transcription factor TBX2a isoform X1: protein MNNLYRFLDAPMRDPVYTGTAMAYHPFHAHRPAEFPMSAFLAAAQPSFFPGLTLSHGALTKPLSDHALSGAAEAGLHAALGHHHQAAHLRSLKSLEPEDEVEDDPKVTLEAKDLWDQFHKIGTEMVITKSGRRMFPPFKVRVNGLDKKAKYILLMDIVSADDCRYKFHNSRWMVAGKADPEMPKRMYIHPDSPATGEQWMAKPVAFHKLKLTNNISDKHGFTILNSMHKYQPRFHIVRANDILKLPYSTFRTYVFPETDFIAVTAYQNDKITQLKIDHNPFAKGFRDTGNGRREKSSVCRKQLTLPSLRMYEDRDLKGDRDCVDSDDSSCEQTTGRDSVHSPLGPVTSPLRLNRTSRDKNCTDSDPDLDQHEEHSIAASSPGPEPTSPLSPKGDDRVRDRSSLEKKSDYLNSRKESDSVFSIRHLEKDKLDHKHRKETEPAKKDSDSGGISGLKDGFSPLMVQTESPTSHFSASHLQSMALSGLHSQQFFNHLNTGQMLFHPGQFAMAPGAFSTMGMGHLLASVSGANGLENGGISSQSVGSHSPFPFHLSQHMLASQGISMPPFGGLFPYPYTYMAAAAAAASALPACTAASTMGRNPFLTTSRPRLRFNPYQIPTSVPPSTNLLTTGLPGSLNASSDLSKSGSRETSPVSEHHSHKTASQRTTSPETSVKDSTNELQNIQRLVRGLEKPREISPAIE from the exons ATGAATAATCTATATCGATTTTTGGATGCACCGATGAGAGATCCAGTTTACACAGGGACTGCCATGGCTTATCACCCTTTTCACGCTCACCGGCCGGCCGAGTTTCCCATGTCAGCTTTCCTTGCAGCTGCACAGCCTTCATTCTTCCCTGGACTGACGCTGTCTCATGGCGCTCTCACCAAACCACTTTCCGACCATGCTCTTTCAGGAGCCGCAGAAGCAGGACTCCACGCAGCGTTGGGTCATCACCATCAAGCGGCTCATCTCCGCTCCCTGAAGAGCTTGGAGCCGGAGGATGAGGTGGAGGACGATCCAAAAGTCACTCTGGAGGCCAAGGATTTATGGGACCAATTTCACAAAATAGGAACGGAGATGGTTATTACGAAATCCGGAAG GAGGATGTTTCCCCCATTCAAAGTTCGCGTCAATGGGCTTGATAAGAAAGCTAAGTATATCCTGCTTATGGACATTGTCTCCGCGGACGACTGCCGCTACAAGTTCCACAACTCGCGGTGGATGGTAGCTGGGAAAGCCGACCCGGAGATGCCTAAACGAATGTACATCCATCCAGACAGCCCTGCTACTGGAGAGCAGTGGATGGCCAAGCCTGTTGCTTTTCATAAACTCAAGTTGACTAATAATATCTCGGACAAGCATGGATTT ACTATCCTGAATTCGATGCATAAATACCAGCCCAGGTTTCATATCGTGAGGGCCAATGACATTCTGAAGCTCCCTTACAGCACCTTCCGTACATATGTTTTCCCAGAGACGGATTTTATCGCTGTCACTGCATATCAGAATGACAAG ATCACACAGCTCAAAATTGATCACAACCCATTTGCTAAAGGTTTCAGAGACACGGGAAATGGACGAAGAGAAAAGAG TTCGGTCTGCAGGAAGCAGTTAACCCTTCCATCACTGCGCATGTATGAGGACCGAGACCTGAAAGGAGACCGGGACTGTGTGGACTCAGATGACTCCTCCTGTGAACAAACCACCGGAAGGGATTCGGTTCATTCTCCACTGGGACCAGTAACCAGTCCTCTAAGGTTAAACAGAACCAGTCGAG ACAAGAACTGCACGGACAGCGATCCGGATCTAGACCAACATGAAGAGCACTCAATAGCAGCCAGCAGCCCCGGGCCTGAACCAACCTCTCCTCTCAGCCCCAAAGGCGATGACAGGGTTAGGGATAGGTCTTCGCTGGAAAAGAAGAGCGACTACCTGAATTCAAGGAAAGAGAGCGACTCTGTGTTCAGTATTCGACATCTTGAAAAGGACAAGTTAGATCATAAACACCGCAAAGAGACGGAACCTGCAAAGAAAGACTCGGACAGTGGTGGGATCAGTGGGTTAAAAGATGGGTTTTCTCCACTAATGGTGCAGACTGAGAGCCCAACGTCACACTTCAGCGCAAGTCACCTGCAGAGTATGGCCCTCTCTGGTTTGCACAGTCAACAGTTCTTTAACCATTTGAATACGGGACAAATGTTGTTCCACCCCGGACAGTTTGCGATGGCACCAGGGGCATTTTCTACCATGGGTATGGGGCATCTGTTGGCTTCAGTGTCAGGAGCAAATGGCCTGGAAAACGGAGGCATTTCGTCTCAAAGCGTGGGTTCTCATAGCCCTTTCCCTTTTCACTTGTCACAGCATATGCTTGCGTCTCAG GGAATTTCGATGCCACCTTTCGGAGGACTGTTCCCGTATCCATACACCTACATGGCAGCTGCCGCAGCTGCGGCCTCGGCCCTACCCGCATGTACTGCTGCATCCACAATGGGCAGAAACCCTTTCCTCACCACCTCCCGACCACGGCTGCGATTCAACCCTTATCAGATCCCAACGTCTGTTCCTCCAAGCACAAACCTGCTAACCACAGGCCTACCAGGCAGTCTAAACGCATCATCCGACCTGTCCAAATCTGGCAGTAGAGAAACAAGTCCTGTATCCGAGCATCATAGCCACAAAACCGCCAGCCAAAGGACGACATCCCCTGAAACATCTGTGAAGGATTCCACTAACGAACTGCAAAATATACAAAGGCTGGTCAGAGGACTGGAAAAACCCAGGGAAATCTCTCCTGCCATTGAATGA
- the tbx2a gene encoding T-box transcription factor TBX2a isoform X2, giving the protein MNNLYRFLDAPMRDPVYTGTAMAYHPFHAHRPAEFPMSAFLAAAQPSFFPGLTLSHGALTKPLSDHALSGAAEAGLHAALGHHHQAAHLRSLKSLEPEDEVEDDPKVTLEAKDLWDQFHKIGTEMVITKSGRRMFPPFKVRVNGLDKKAKYILLMDIVSADDCRYKFHNSRWMVAGKADPEMPKRMYIHPDSPATGEQWMAKPVAFHKLKLTNNISDKHGFTILNSMHKYQPRFHIVRANDILKLPYSTFRTYVFPETDFIAVTAYQNDKITQLKIDHNPFAKGFRDTGNGRREKRKQLTLPSLRMYEDRDLKGDRDCVDSDDSSCEQTTGRDSVHSPLGPVTSPLRLNRTSRDKNCTDSDPDLDQHEEHSIAASSPGPEPTSPLSPKGDDRVRDRSSLEKKSDYLNSRKESDSVFSIRHLEKDKLDHKHRKETEPAKKDSDSGGISGLKDGFSPLMVQTESPTSHFSASHLQSMALSGLHSQQFFNHLNTGQMLFHPGQFAMAPGAFSTMGMGHLLASVSGANGLENGGISSQSVGSHSPFPFHLSQHMLASQGISMPPFGGLFPYPYTYMAAAAAAASALPACTAASTMGRNPFLTTSRPRLRFNPYQIPTSVPPSTNLLTTGLPGSLNASSDLSKSGSRETSPVSEHHSHKTASQRTTSPETSVKDSTNELQNIQRLVRGLEKPREISPAIE; this is encoded by the exons ATGAATAATCTATATCGATTTTTGGATGCACCGATGAGAGATCCAGTTTACACAGGGACTGCCATGGCTTATCACCCTTTTCACGCTCACCGGCCGGCCGAGTTTCCCATGTCAGCTTTCCTTGCAGCTGCACAGCCTTCATTCTTCCCTGGACTGACGCTGTCTCATGGCGCTCTCACCAAACCACTTTCCGACCATGCTCTTTCAGGAGCCGCAGAAGCAGGACTCCACGCAGCGTTGGGTCATCACCATCAAGCGGCTCATCTCCGCTCCCTGAAGAGCTTGGAGCCGGAGGATGAGGTGGAGGACGATCCAAAAGTCACTCTGGAGGCCAAGGATTTATGGGACCAATTTCACAAAATAGGAACGGAGATGGTTATTACGAAATCCGGAAG GAGGATGTTTCCCCCATTCAAAGTTCGCGTCAATGGGCTTGATAAGAAAGCTAAGTATATCCTGCTTATGGACATTGTCTCCGCGGACGACTGCCGCTACAAGTTCCACAACTCGCGGTGGATGGTAGCTGGGAAAGCCGACCCGGAGATGCCTAAACGAATGTACATCCATCCAGACAGCCCTGCTACTGGAGAGCAGTGGATGGCCAAGCCTGTTGCTTTTCATAAACTCAAGTTGACTAATAATATCTCGGACAAGCATGGATTT ACTATCCTGAATTCGATGCATAAATACCAGCCCAGGTTTCATATCGTGAGGGCCAATGACATTCTGAAGCTCCCTTACAGCACCTTCCGTACATATGTTTTCCCAGAGACGGATTTTATCGCTGTCACTGCATATCAGAATGACAAG ATCACACAGCTCAAAATTGATCACAACCCATTTGCTAAAGGTTTCAGAGACACGGGAAATGGACGAAGAGAAAAGAG GAAGCAGTTAACCCTTCCATCACTGCGCATGTATGAGGACCGAGACCTGAAAGGAGACCGGGACTGTGTGGACTCAGATGACTCCTCCTGTGAACAAACCACCGGAAGGGATTCGGTTCATTCTCCACTGGGACCAGTAACCAGTCCTCTAAGGTTAAACAGAACCAGTCGAG ACAAGAACTGCACGGACAGCGATCCGGATCTAGACCAACATGAAGAGCACTCAATAGCAGCCAGCAGCCCCGGGCCTGAACCAACCTCTCCTCTCAGCCCCAAAGGCGATGACAGGGTTAGGGATAGGTCTTCGCTGGAAAAGAAGAGCGACTACCTGAATTCAAGGAAAGAGAGCGACTCTGTGTTCAGTATTCGACATCTTGAAAAGGACAAGTTAGATCATAAACACCGCAAAGAGACGGAACCTGCAAAGAAAGACTCGGACAGTGGTGGGATCAGTGGGTTAAAAGATGGGTTTTCTCCACTAATGGTGCAGACTGAGAGCCCAACGTCACACTTCAGCGCAAGTCACCTGCAGAGTATGGCCCTCTCTGGTTTGCACAGTCAACAGTTCTTTAACCATTTGAATACGGGACAAATGTTGTTCCACCCCGGACAGTTTGCGATGGCACCAGGGGCATTTTCTACCATGGGTATGGGGCATCTGTTGGCTTCAGTGTCAGGAGCAAATGGCCTGGAAAACGGAGGCATTTCGTCTCAAAGCGTGGGTTCTCATAGCCCTTTCCCTTTTCACTTGTCACAGCATATGCTTGCGTCTCAG GGAATTTCGATGCCACCTTTCGGAGGACTGTTCCCGTATCCATACACCTACATGGCAGCTGCCGCAGCTGCGGCCTCGGCCCTACCCGCATGTACTGCTGCATCCACAATGGGCAGAAACCCTTTCCTCACCACCTCCCGACCACGGCTGCGATTCAACCCTTATCAGATCCCAACGTCTGTTCCTCCAAGCACAAACCTGCTAACCACAGGCCTACCAGGCAGTCTAAACGCATCATCCGACCTGTCCAAATCTGGCAGTAGAGAAACAAGTCCTGTATCCGAGCATCATAGCCACAAAACCGCCAGCCAAAGGACGACATCCCCTGAAACATCTGTGAAGGATTCCACTAACGAACTGCAAAATATACAAAGGCTGGTCAGAGGACTGGAAAAACCCAGGGAAATCTCTCCTGCCATTGAATGA